A genomic region of Kluyveromyces marxianus DMKU3-1042 DNA, complete genome, chromosome 5 contains the following coding sequences:
- the MPH1 gene encoding 3'-5' DNA helicase: MAELSDLSDDDLESLLENNVNRSVNETITRHSIPVQRDLFMNVIPGQQTFYEERTVDVSYGPTHHELNHENLGTYKYPTNYEVRQYQYDIVRCALFENVLCAIPTGTGKTFIASTVMLNYYRWTKRAKIIFTAPTRPLVAQQIKACLGITGIPYSDTAILLDKSRKNREEIWQQKRVFFTTPQVVENDLKRGVLNPKDVVLLVIDEAHRARGNYAYVELTKFIDRFNTSYRLLALTATPAADLEGVQEVVNNLHISKIELRTEDSLDVARYMKRRDREMVEISLIPEIEEVVEQLGIAIAPVLQEAIQLGIYESCEPHQINAFVAMQQSQKVILNPSIPEGLKWKNFFILQLLSQVGHMYRRLRIYGLRAFYNYFQNKYTEFTTKYNMKKSTNKTAANFYYSPILKTTLDKCKQRLDEAGFYSHEKLEYLNSELTDFFSCAPPDSRAIIFTELRESALEIVKSIDSLNEQSLRPHIFIGQAKGKEGFDEESYVRKNKPKGRTKADRLRRLEEEKQLEEAKKRQKEQEKQERIARRTGSSEEAQLSGMNQRQQKKVISDFKKGAYNILVCTSIGEEGLDIGEVDLIVCFDSTSSPIKNIQRMGRTGRKRDGRIVLLFSGNEKFKFEQAMNDYENLQTAITQNVLEYTKSDRILPPTANPVCEEEFIVVSNENDEFNKLDDSDEVIKYATQAMLGKIKKKTDKETKPKATAKTKTKSKAKSQSKEKTFFMPDNVTEGFTSASNLLNKFTINEFGEKVSIGPAKLGNDVVKKPKTEWNMLDEIEYDSIEVSPAKSNVEPSQKPKDAGAPALTSQLAAINGGILTPDETTNQIQSASSSLSRTRFDSDSVTESMPMPMSMSESPNEPDSSHVTEPVLKRLKLASEQKEHYHGQPLVSHYTTGDPLSPQERKHFLKNYVPDRIQWSIAPQISHPKTSKLPHTPKIQTILDTFTDMRTDKREKIIDMNRTNALARSVGYNRSVGMELEVMLPSIIVPNPPPSNTQNSDSRGHSLGKSSDIDTLGDVLDEEGLSDLLDD, encoded by the coding sequence ATGGCCGAGTTGAGTGACCtaagtgatgatgatttggaatCGTTACTCGAAAATAATGTTAATAGAAGCGTAAATGAAACAATAACGCGTCACAGCATACCAGTTCAAAGGGATCTGTTTATGAATGTAATTCCAGGCCAACAGACATTTTATGAGGAACGTACAGTGGATGTGAGTTATGGACCGACACATCATGAACTAAATCACGAGAATTTGGGCACTTACAAGTACCCTACAAACTACGAAGTGCGTCAATATCAGTACGATATTGTGCGATGCGCATTATTTGAGAATGTGCTTTGTGCGATCCCAACGGGTACTGGTAAGACTTTTATTGCCAGTACAGTGATGTTAAATTACTATAGATGGACTAAACGGGCCAAGATTATATTTACTGCACCTACTAGGCCTTTAGTTGCTCAACAGATCAAGGCATGTCTGGGAATTACTGGGATTCCTTATTCAGATACAGCGATTTTGCTTGACAAATCGCGTAAAAATAGGGAGGAGATCTGGCAGCAGAAGCGTGTATTCTTCACAACACCACAGGTTGTAGAGAATGATCTTAAACGTGGTGTGCTTAATCCAAAAGATGTTGTATTGTTGGTTATCGATGAAGCTCATCGGGCGCGAGGAAATTACGCGTATGTGGAATTGACCAAATTTATTGACCGGTTCAACACGAGCTATCGGCTTCTAGCGCTTACTGCTACACCTGCTGCGGATTTGGAAGGTGTGCAAGAGGTGGTAAACAATTTACACATTTCGAAGATCGAGTTGAGGACCGAGGATAGTCTGGATGTAGCGCGATATATGAAACGAAGAGATAGAGAGATGGTGGAGATTTCGTTGATACCAGAGATCGAGGAAGTGGTAGAGCAGCTTGGGATTGCGATTGCGCCGGTGCTTCAGGAGGCAATCCAGCTAGGGATATATGAGAGTTGCGAGCCGCATCAGATCAATGCGTTTGTAGCGATGCAACAGAGCCAGAAAGTGATTTTAAACCCATCGATTCCCGAGGGGCTCAAGTGGAAGAACTTTTTCATATTACAGCTCTTAAGTCAGGTTGGGCATATGTATCGTCGGTTACGGATATATGGATTGAGGGCCTTTTATAACTATTTCCAAAACAAATACACAGAGTTTACTACCAAGTACAatatgaagaaatcaacTAACAAGACTGCGGCCAATTTCTACTATAGTCCGATTTTGAAAACGACGTTGGACAAGTGTAAACAGCGGTTGGATGAAGCTGGATTTTACAGCCACGAAAAGCTGGAATACTTGAACTCAGAGCTAACGGACTTCTTCTCGTGTGCTCCTCCGGACTCGAGAGCGATCATCTTTACCGAGTTAAGAGAGTCTGCATTGGAGATTGTGAAGTCaattgattctttgaatgaGCAATCGTTAAGGCCTCATATTTTCATTGGACAAGCCAAGGGGAAAGAAGGGTTCGATGAAGAGTCTTACGTtaggaagaacaaacccAAGGGTCGTACCAAGGCCGATAGACTACGAAGACTGGAAGAGGAGAAGCAGCTAGAAGAGGCcaaaaagagacaaaaagagcaagaaaagcaagaaagaattgcCAGAAGGACTGGTAGTTCTGAAGAGGCTCAATTGTCGGGGATGAATCAACGACAACAGAAGAAAGTCATTTCCgatttcaagaaaggtGCCTACAACATCTTGGTTTGTACCTCCATCGGTGAAGAAGGTTTAGATATCGGAGAAGTGGACTTGATAGTGTGCTTTGATAGTACGAGTAGTCCGATCAAGAACATTCAGCGTATGGGAAGAACAGGtagaaaaagagatggtAGGATAGTGTTGTTATTCAGCGGAAAcgaaaagttcaagttcGAGCAAGCAATGAATGACTACGAGAATTTGCAAACTGCAATCACGCAAAACGTGTTGGAATACACAAAATCGGACCGGATCCTCCCACCAACAGCCAATCCAGTTtgtgaagaagagtttatTGTGGTGTCGAATGAGAACGATGAATTCAACAAGTTAGATGATTCGGACGAAGTTATCAAATACGCGACACAGGCAATGTTGGgcaaaataaagaaaaaaactgacaaagaaacaaaaccCAAGGCCACGGCCAAGACCAAGACCAAGTCCAAAGCCAAGTCCCAGAGCAAAGAGAAGACATTTTTCATGCCTGATAACGTCACTGAAGGTTTCACTTCCGCTTCCAATTTGTTAAACAAGTTTACCATAAACGAGTTTGGAGAAAAGGTCAGTATTGGGCCAGCAAAACTGGGTAATGATGTCGTTAAAAAGCCCAAGACAGAATGGAATATGTTGGATGAGATAGAGTACGACTCCATTGAGGTGTCTCCAGCCAAAAGTAACGTGGAGCCCAGCCAAAAACCCAAGGACGCCGGTGCGCCAGCGTTAACCTCACAACTGGCTGCCATCAACGGCGGTATCCTAACCCCAGACGAGACCACAAACCAGATCCAATCAGCCTCCTCTTCGCTGTCACGCACCCGTTTCGATTCGGACTCCGTAACTGAGtcaatgccaatgccaatgtCAATGTCAGAGTCGCCTAACGAGCCTGATTCCTCTCACGTGACCGAACCCGTCCTGAAACGGCTGAAGCTTGCCAGTGAGCAAAAAGAACACTACCACGGACAGCCACTTGTCTCACACTACACCACCGGGGACCCATTGTCCCCGCAAGAACGCAAGCATTTCTTAAAAAACTACGTACCGGACAGAATCCAGTGGAGCATCGCCCCACAAATCTCGCATCCCAAGACCTCAAAACTACCACATACACCCAAAATACAAACTATCCTTGACACATTCACAGACATGCGCACAgacaagagagaaaaaatcATCGACATGAACAGAACAAACGCTCTAGCAAGAAGCGTAGGCTACAACCGCAGCGTCGGCATGGAACTCGAGGTAATGTTACCGTCAATTATCGTTCCAAATCCTCCACCATCAAATACCCAAAACTCCGATTCTAGGGGCCATTCCCTCGGCAAGTCCTCAGACATTGATACGCTCGGTGATGtccttgatgaagaaggtcTCTCGGACTTATTGGATGATTAA